One window from the genome of Leptolyngbya sp. 'hensonii' encodes:
- a CDS encoding N-acetylmuramoyl-L-alanine amidase has product MGRIFISAGHGGLTRGVQDPGAMVAETTEAREMILTRDLIVTELRLRNLDVLAVPDDLNLTQTIDWINVRATREDVALEIHADAFSNPTVRGASVFYIANNDDRKAHGDLLLLALLRRVPQLLSRGARPDTATGVGRLAFCRQIAAPSLLLEIGFLTNPDDRFIIQTRRRDIALGIADGLSSWSRAISGGSLPPSPPTSGTGPSEIVITVNGQFHDEKGILLNGNPYVPVDLIDSLGIEIPRTGQVRLVNYRSIVYIKAIELRDLNLSVTWDNNNRTVSLRSILKIYPAMLDQIMGRGQTSEVQLMMFLKTNHESSLAQFPDIAKLYREEAGMEGVNYDIAFCQMCVETTFLRFGGDVKPSQNNFASLGSIEGEPTGATFASTRLGVRAHIQHLKAYATKEPLVQELVDPRFRFITRGIAPQLEQLGGRWSADMEYGSRILALVRRLYESSGLL; this is encoded by the coding sequence ATGGGCCGAATTTTCATCTCTGCCGGACACGGTGGTTTAACAAGGGGGGTGCAAGACCCGGGGGCAATGGTTGCCGAGACCACAGAAGCCAGGGAAATGATCCTCACCCGGGACCTGATTGTCACAGAGTTAAGATTGCGTAACCTGGATGTGCTGGCCGTTCCCGATGATCTCAACTTAACCCAGACCATAGACTGGATCAACGTCCGCGCCACCCGCGAGGATGTGGCGCTAGAGATTCATGCCGATGCTTTTTCTAACCCCACGGTCCGAGGGGCCAGCGTGTTCTACATCGCCAATAATGACGATCGTAAAGCCCATGGCGATCTATTGTTACTGGCTTTGCTGCGGCGAGTCCCCCAATTGCTGAGTCGGGGAGCCCGTCCCGATACGGCCACCGGGGTAGGGCGTCTGGCCTTCTGTCGCCAGATTGCTGCCCCTTCTCTGCTCCTGGAGATTGGGTTTCTCACCAATCCAGACGATCGGTTCATTATCCAGACCCGGCGTCGGGATATTGCCCTGGGGATCGCCGATGGCCTTTCTTCCTGGAGTCGGGCCATTTCCGGCGGTAGCCTCCCCCCATCCCCCCCTACGTCTGGAACTGGCCCCTCAGAGATTGTCATCACAGTCAATGGCCAATTCCATGACGAAAAAGGCATTTTACTGAATGGCAATCCCTATGTTCCCGTCGATTTAATTGACAGCCTGGGCATCGAGATTCCTCGCACCGGGCAAGTTCGCCTGGTTAACTATCGCAGCATTGTCTATATCAAAGCGATCGAACTGCGTGATTTGAATCTCTCGGTCACCTGGGACAATAACAATCGAACTGTCAGCCTGCGATCGATTCTAAAGATCTACCCCGCCATGCTGGATCAGATTATGGGCCGGGGCCAGACCTCGGAAGTCCAATTGATGATGTTCTTGAAAACCAACCACGAATCTTCCCTGGCCCAGTTTCCAGACATTGCCAAACTCTATCGAGAGGAGGCTGGTATGGAGGGCGTCAACTATGACATTGCCTTCTGCCAGATGTGTGTGGAGACTACTTTTTTACGGTTTGGGGGTGACGTGAAACCCTCCCAGAATAACTTTGCCAGCTTGGGATCAATTGAGGGTGAACCTACTGGCGCAACCTTCGCCAGCACCCGACTCGGTGTCAGAGCCCATATTCAGCATCTGAAGGCTTACGCCACCAAGGAACCCCTAGTGCAGGAACTGGTCGATCCCCGGTTTCGCTTTATCACCCGGGGCATTGCCCCCCAACTAGAACAACTAGGGGGCCGATGGTCTGCTGATATGGAATACGGCAGCCGCATTTTGGCCCTGGTTAGACGGCTCTATGAGTCCTCCGGACTACTCTAA